From the Calonectris borealis chromosome 4, bCalBor7.hap1.2, whole genome shotgun sequence genome, one window contains:
- the GNPDA2 gene encoding glucosamine-6-phosphate deaminase 2 isoform X4 yields the protein MDEYVGLPRNHPESYHSYMWNNFFKHIDIDPNNAHILDGNAPDLQAECDAFEKKIEEAGGIDLFVGGIGPDGHIAFNEPGSSLSSRTRLKTLAMDTILANAKYFDGDLSKVPTMALTVGVGTVMDAREVMILITGAHKAFALYKAIEEGVNHMWTVSAFQQHPRTIFVCDEDATLELRVKTVKYFKGLMHVHNKLVDPLYSMKEN from the exons GGCTTCCCAGAAATCATCCAGAGAGCTATCATTCCTATATGTGGAATAACTTCTTTAAACATATTGACATAGATCCAAATAATGCTCATATCCTTGATGGGAATGCTCCAGACTTACAGGCGGAATGTGATGcgtttgaaaagaaaattgaagaagcagGGGGGATTGATCTGTTTGTTGGAG gCATTGGTCCAGATGGCCACATTGCATTCAATGAACCCGGATCAAGTTTGTCTTCAAGAACAAGATTAAAGACTTTAGCAATGGACACCATTTTGGCAAATGCTAAATACTTTGATGGAGACTTATCTAAAGTACCAACTATGGCGCTAACAGTTGGTGTGGGTACAGTGATGGATGCTAGAGAA GTGATGATTCTTATAACAGGTGCACATAAGGCTTTTGCATTGTACAAAGCAATTGAAGAAGGAGTCAATCATATGTGGACAGTTTCTGCTTTCCAGCAACACCCTCGTACTATCTTTGTGTGTGATGAAGATGCTACTTTAGAACTAAGAGTTAAAACTGTGAAGTACTTTAAAG GTTTAATGCATGTGCACAATAAGCTTGTGGACCCACTGTACAgtatgaaagaaaactga